The following proteins are co-located in the Phaenicophaeus curvirostris isolate KB17595 chromosome 12, BPBGC_Pcur_1.0, whole genome shotgun sequence genome:
- the UACA gene encoding uveal autoantigen with coiled-coil domains and ankyrin repeats isoform X5: MKSLKSRLKKHEAVIAGSALNTDWNKYDDRLMKAAERGDVEKVSSILAKKGVSPAKLDVEGRSAFHVVASKGNLDCLNTILVHGVDITATDAAGRNALHLAAKYGHPLCLQKLLQYNCPTENVDLQGRTALHDAAMSDCSASIQLLCDHGASVNSKDGDGRTPLVLATQMCRPTVCQHLIDRGADVNARDKQNRTALMLGCEYGCKDAVEVLLRNGADVSLTDGLGHDCAYYARIGDNIDILALIKAAVEDSSKARDTMKRGQLEQKITNMSQKWSRLHAQEEVNVKLYQKEHNAQKDELKKILTTKEKQQEESLRTIEALKAKLKYYEVDFVGSGSNFGNRKEDLLLKQGQMFAAESQSRSMLRPLELSVPNQSSSSEKEALKKELDSMRASYGAAKEEISKLQRELSHKVSECKALASECERTKAESDGQIKQLEDALKDVQKRMFDSEGKVKQMQTHFLALKDHLTSEAASGNSKLTEELKDQLKEMKAKYEGASAEVGKLRNQMKQNELLVAEFKRDEGRLVEENKSLQKELVKLEMERDKRGRNVTELEGQLKETAAKLAHCVTSERFESMKSLLSNEVNEKARKLAEMEGEHEKLQAEIRLLKRECESQKAKLAQHVKPEEHEQMRSGFEKKNEEFGKMISELSQKNETLQNELERLQIDNKMLKQQIQVLKTEIKSQNVPLKIHEELKKTNDLTVGDLTKKLFEITKKYNESKAEAEELLAEKNNLSEKISHFQAVYLSPEQHEKEVEALKSNGIELEKQLVELQKKYDDEQAKVCKLVSENADIKETLRDQYVLATTHEEVKTALTNTLEKTNGELSDLKKKTEEIKQEFMRVNEENGTLKNKVKLLQNQIQTEYISLKEHETTVTTLSKSLEELQEDNAVIMAEYKRGQEEILQLHAEMQAQKKELDTIQECIKSKYAPVASLQDREQSFEATVQELKAQLQEQVQKCRESEEETKKCKEENEKLKNGILSIQNDLQQNYILAEKSREVEKMFACKMEELNKQLRELLQKYTGAKEEEGELEESSQQPIAVQAQQLSAEQIEALKKALGHTIEDLKEALRSKNECYDRETLKVGELQQELSGLKKSSVPLVEYTQMKERLEQEIVAIKNSLRGKEDENKVKNEEILKLQAEIQCTRQALTDLESKEVIDMLEYKSMKSTLEAQINSIAENLSDMNKKYEEACKEALQAKKSELSLKDEKELLQLRSCSIEQEIKDQKERCDKSLTTIIDLQKRIQESAKQVEAKDNKITELLNDVERLKQALNGLSQLTYTTGIPSKRQNQQVEVLQNQVKTLQQQLADAKRQHQEVVSVYRTHLLSAVQGHMDEDVQAALLQIIRMRQGLVC; encoded by the exons CTGAACACAGACTGGAACAAATATGATGACAGGTTAATGAAAGCAGCTGAAAGGGGTGATGTGGAAAAAGTTTCATCAATCCTTGCCAAAAAAGGAGTCAGTCCTGCTAAACTGGATGTGGAAGGGAGATCTGC ATTCCATGTTGTAGCGTCAAAGGGAAACCTGGATTGCTTGAACACCATCCTTGTTCATGGAGTTGATATCACAGCTACTGATGCCGCAG GTAGAAATGCATTGCACCTAGCTGCAAAATATGGACATCCTCTATGTTTGCAGAAGCTGTTACAG TACAATTGTCCAACGGAAAATGTGGATCTTCAAGGAAGAACTGCTCTTCATGATGCAG CTATGTCAGACTGTTCCGCTAGTATACAATTGCTGTGTGACCATGGGGCCTCGGTGAATTCAAAAGATGGA GACGGGAGGACACCGCTGGTGCTGGCCACTCAGATGTGTCGTCCCACAGTCTGTCAGCATCTGATAGACAGAGGAGCGGATGTTAATGCCAGGGACAAACAAAACAG gACTGCCTTAATGTTAGGCTGTGAATACGGCTGCAAGGATGCGGTAGAAGTTTTGCTCAGAAATGGTGCGGATGTTAGTTTGACCGATGGTCTTGGTCATGACTGTGCTTACTATGCCAGAATTGGGGACAATATTGACATTTTGGCTTTGATAAAAGCTGCCGTTGAGGATTCCAGCAAAG CAAGAGATACCATGAAGAGAGGGCAGCTTGAACAGAAG ATTACCAATATGTCACAGAAGTGGAGTCGGCTGCACGCACAGGAGGAGGTGAATGTCAAGCTGTATCAGAAGGAACATAACGCTCAG aaagatGAGTTGAAGAAAATCCTAACTACCAAGgaaaaacagcaggaagaaagcCTGAGAACTATTGAAGCTCTCAAAGCCAAGCTCAAATATTATGAA GTTGACTTTGTGGGATCTGGAAGTAACTTTGGTAACA GAAAAGAAGACCTATTACTTAAACAAGGTCAAATGTTTGCTGCGGAATCACAG TCTAGGTCTATGCTGAGACCCCTGGAGCTCTCTGTGCCAAACCAGTCTTCCAGTTCAGAGAAGGaagctttaaagaaagaacTTGACAGCATGAGGGCCAGCTATGGtgcagcaaaagaagaaatcagCAAATTGCAGAGAGAACTGTCTCACAAGGTATCCGAATGCAAAGCTTTGGCATCAGAGTGTGAAAGAACCAAGGCAGAATCTGATGGACAGATAAAACAACTGGAAGATGCTTTAAAAGATGTGCAGAAAAGAATGTTTGACTCTgaaggcaaagttaagcaaatGCAGACCCACTTTCTTGCTCTGAAAGATCACCTGACTAGTGAAGCTGCTTCGGGAAACAGCAAACTAACAGAGGAGCTGAAGGATCagttgaaagaaatgaaagcaaagtatGAAGGAGCCTCTGCTGAAGTGGGAAAACTAAGGAACCAGATGAAGCAGAATGAGTTGCTGGTGGCGGAATTCAAGAGAGATGAAGGAAGGCTagtagaggaaaataaaagtttgcAGAAGGAACTTGTTAAGTTGGAGATGGAGCGAGATAAAAGGGGGAGAAATGTCACAGAGTTAGAAGGGCAGCTCAAAGAAACAGCAGCGAAGTTAGCCCACTGTGTGACTTCAGAGAGATTTGAAAGCATGAAGAGTTTGTTATCAAACGAAGTGAACGAGAAAGCCAGAAAGTTAGCAGAGATGGAAGGAGAGCATGAAAAACTGCAGGCAGAGATTCGGCTTTTAAAGAGGGAATGTGAGAGTCAGAAAGCCAAACTTGCTCAGCACGTAAAGCCAGAAGAGCATGAACAGATGAGGAGTGGGTTTGAGAAAAAGAATGAGGAATTTGGGAAGATGATTTCTGAATTGTCGCAGAAGAACGAGACTCTGCAGAATGAGCTCGAGAGATTGCAGATTGATAACAAGATGCTTAAGCAGCAAATCCAAgtgctgaaaactgaaattaaaagccAGAATGTGCCTTTAAAAATTCATGAAGaattgaagaaaacaaatgatcTGACTGTGGGTGACCTGACCAAAAAGCTTTTTGAAATAACGAAGAAGTACaatgaaagcaaagcagaagcgGAAGAGTTgctggcagagaagaacaacttAAGTGAGAAGATCAGCCACTTCCAAGCTGTGTACCTGTCTCCAGAGCAACATGAAAAAGAAGTGGAAGCTTTAAAATCTAATGGTATTGAACTTGAAAAGCAGCTTGTTGAGCTTCAGAAAAAATACGATGATGAACAGGCAAAAGTGTGCAAACTTGTCTCTGAAAATGCAGACATAAAAGAGACTCTCAGGGATCAGTATGTGCTGGCTACGACACATGAGGAAGTTAAAACAGCCTTGACTAACACACTAGAAAAGACTAATGGGGAGCTGTCGgatctgaagaagaaaactgaagagatAAAGCAAGAATTCATGAGggtaaatgaagaaaatggaacTCTGAAAAATAAGGTGAAGCTCTTACAGAATCAAATACAAACTGAGTACATAAGCTTAAAAGAGCATGAAACTACAGTGACTACTTTAAGTAAAAGCTTGGAGGAACTTCAGGAGGACAATGCTGTGATTATGGCTGAATATAAGAGGGGTCAAGAGGAAATTTTACAGTTGCATGCAGAAATGCAAGCCCAAAAGAAGGAACTTGACACAATTCAAGAATGcattaaatcaaaatatgctCCAGTTGCCTCGCTGCAAGACAGAGAGCAAAGCTTTGAAGCCACAGTGCAGGAGTTAAAAGCGCAGTTGCAGGAACAGgtgcagaaatgcagagaaagtgAGGAGGAAACCAAGAagtgtaaagaagaaaatgaaaagctgaaaaatggcattttgtcTATCCAAAACGATTTGCAGCAGAACTACATCCTAGCTGAGAAGTCCCgggaagtggaaaaaatgtttgcatGCAAAATGGAGGAGTTGAACAAGCAGCTGCGAGAATTGCTGCAGAAATACACGGGtgcaaaagaagaggaaggtgagCTGGAAGAGAGTAGCCAGCAGCCCATAGCTGTGCAGGCGCAGCAGCTTTCGGCAGAGCAGATTGAAGCCTTGAAGAAGGCTCTTGGTCACACCATTGAGGATCTGAAGGAAGCCCTCAGAAGTAAGAATGAATGTTATGACAGAGAGACCCTAAAAGTGGGAGAACTACAGCAAGAATTGTCAGGTTTAAAAAAGTCTTCAGTGCCTTTGGTAGAGTATACGCAAATGAAGGAAAGGCTAGAACAAGAAATTGTAGCCATCAAAAACAGTTTGAGAGGCaaggaagatgaaaacaaagttaaaaatgAGGAAATCTTGAAGCTGCAGGCTGAGATTCAGTGTACTCGGCAAGCTTTAACAGACCTGGAGAGCAAAGAAGTGATTGACATGCTGGAATACAAATCCATGAAGAGTACTCTGGAGGCCCAGATTAACAGCATAGCCGAGAACTTGTCCGATATGAATAAAAAGTACGAGGAAGCCTGCAAGGAGGCTTTGCAAGCTAAAAAGAGTGAGCTTTCTTTAAAGGATGAGAAGGAGTTGCTTCAGTTACGGAGCTGCAGTATTGAGCAAGAAATTAAAGACCAGAAAGAAAGGTGTGATAAATCATTGACAACAATTATTGACTTGCAGAAGAGAATACAGGAATCTGCAAAGCAGGTGGAAGCCAAAGATAACAAG ATAACGGAGCTGCTTAATGATGTTGAGCGGTTAAAACAAGCTCTGAATGGCTTGTCTCAGCTGACATATACCACCGGGATTCCCTCGAAGAGGCAGAACCAGCAGGTTGAGGTGCTCCAGAATCAAGTGAAAACACTGCAACAGCAGCTAGCT GATGCTAAAAGGCAGCATCAAGAAGTAGTTTCAGTTTATCGGACGCATCTTCTTAGTGCTGTACAG GGCCACATGGATGAAGATGTCCAAGCTGCTTTACTACAGATCATTCGAATGAGACAGGGACTGGTTTGCTGA